A stretch of Noviherbaspirillum cavernae DNA encodes these proteins:
- a CDS encoding putative 2-aminoethylphosphonate ABC transporter substrate-binding protein: MKHSLTRLLRLCAAAVPVLGLFAADAGAQSKTPLLVYTAIETDAMKAYKTAFEKANPNIEIRWVRDSTGVITAKLLAEKANPQADVVLGLAASSLALLSQEGMMLPYEPVGFSQLTRRYSDQKQPPAWVGMDVWGAVICYNTVEAKKLGLPKPETWKDLTKPIYKGKISMPHPASSGTGYLDVTAWLQMWGEAEGWKYMDALHENIAQYVHSGSKPCKQAGAGEFPIGISFEFRAHQVQRSGAPIDLIFPKEGLGWDIEASGIIKNTKKLDAAKKLVDWMASKEANQISSTWWAIVAYPGVAQKMEGIPDNYESMLVKPNDFEWAAKNRDRILTEWSKRYNAKAEAKGS; this comes from the coding sequence ATGAAACATTCCCTCACCAGGTTATTGCGCTTGTGCGCCGCCGCCGTACCGGTCCTCGGTTTGTTTGCCGCCGATGCCGGCGCGCAATCCAAGACCCCGCTGCTTGTTTACACCGCGATCGAAACCGACGCGATGAAGGCCTACAAGACCGCATTCGAAAAGGCCAATCCCAATATCGAGATCCGCTGGGTGCGCGACTCGACCGGCGTCATCACCGCCAAGCTACTCGCCGAGAAGGCGAATCCGCAAGCCGACGTGGTGCTGGGCCTCGCCGCCAGCAGCCTTGCCTTGCTGTCGCAGGAAGGCATGATGCTGCCGTACGAACCGGTCGGTTTTTCGCAACTGACGCGGCGCTACTCTGACCAGAAGCAGCCGCCGGCATGGGTCGGCATGGATGTATGGGGTGCCGTGATCTGCTACAACACCGTCGAAGCGAAGAAGCTGGGCCTGCCCAAGCCGGAAACCTGGAAAGACCTGACCAAGCCGATCTACAAGGGCAAGATCAGCATGCCGCATCCGGCTTCCAGCGGCACCGGCTATCTCGACGTCACCGCCTGGCTGCAGATGTGGGGCGAGGCCGAGGGCTGGAAGTACATGGATGCCTTGCATGAAAACATTGCGCAATACGTGCACTCCGGCTCCAAGCCCTGCAAGCAGGCCGGCGCAGGCGAATTCCCGATCGGCATTTCCTTCGAGTTCCGCGCGCATCAGGTGCAGCGCAGCGGAGCGCCGATCGACCTGATCTTCCCGAAGGAGGGATTGGGTTGGGACATCGAGGCCAGCGGCATCATCAAGAACACCAAGAAGCTGGACGCCGCCAAGAAGCTCGTCGACTGGATGGCGAGCAAGGAAGCGAACCAGATCAGCTCCACCTGGTGGGCCATCGTGGCATACCCGGGCGTCGCCCAGAAGATGGAAGGTATCCCCGACAACTATGAAAGCATGCTGGTCAAGCCCAACGACTTCGAATGGGCGGCGAAGAACCGCGACCGCATCCTGACCGAATGGAGCAAGCGTTACAACGCGAAGGCGGAGGCGAAGGGCAGTTAA
- a CDS encoding phosphonate utilization associated transcriptional regulator yields MNPSETKPIAFLQQHSLPDLVQMEIERRILSGELTAGSKLNEALFAELLGVSRGPVREAFRALEASGLVKQEKNQGVFVRQISVEEADEIYEVRASLDELVGRKLAQQITEEQLAQLRDMLARMDQHVDNKNVDAYAKLNLEFHDTLVQMAGNRKLLDTYRRLVNELNLFRRTALGQKGSLPISTREHHDIVDTIASRDATAAGEMMRAHVMESVSRMHKARAGSTPN; encoded by the coding sequence ATGAACCCTAGTGAAACCAAGCCAATTGCCTTCTTGCAGCAGCACTCGCTCCCGGATTTGGTGCAGATGGAAATCGAGCGACGCATCCTTTCGGGCGAGCTGACAGCCGGTTCGAAGCTGAATGAAGCCCTCTTCGCGGAACTGCTGGGCGTGTCGCGCGGACCGGTGCGCGAAGCCTTTCGTGCGCTCGAAGCTTCCGGCCTGGTAAAGCAAGAAAAGAACCAAGGTGTGTTCGTACGGCAAATCTCGGTGGAAGAAGCCGACGAGATTTACGAAGTCCGCGCCTCGCTGGACGAACTGGTGGGACGCAAGCTGGCGCAGCAGATCACGGAAGAACAGCTGGCCCAACTGCGCGACATGCTGGCGCGCATGGATCAGCATGTCGACAACAAGAACGTCGACGCCTACGCCAAACTGAATCTGGAATTCCACGACACCCTGGTGCAGATGGCCGGCAACCGCAAGCTGCTGGATACCTACCGCCGTCTGGTGAATGAACTGAACCTGTTTCGCCGCACGGCACTGGGCCAGAAAGGTTCCTTGCCGATTTCCACGCGCGAGCACCATGACATTGTCGACACCATTGCCAGCCGGGATGCCACGGCAGCCGGTGAAATGATGCGCGCTCATGTCATGGAGAGCGTGAGCCGAATGCATAAAGCCCGGGCAGGCAGCACGCCCAATTGA
- the phnA gene encoding phosphonoacetate hydrolase, with translation MTATTISVNGRTYQWMERPVVIVCVDGCEQEYINQAIQAGATPYLAKLAKSGTVLAGDCVVPSFTNPNNLSIVTGVPPAVHGICGNFFYDAQADAEVMMNDPKYLRAGTVLAAFADAGAKVAVVTAKDKLRSLLGHKMHGICFSAEKADQADLKEYGIENVVSLVGMPVPSVYSAELSEFVFAAGVKLLEKVRPDLMYLSTTDYIQHKFAPGTPGANAFYAMMDRYLAQLDALGATVAVTADHGMNAKTDSAGTPNVIYLQDTLNEMLGAGKTRVILPITDPYVVHHGALGSYATVYTGEDVDPVALAARIRAISGVEVVLSRKEAAERFELPPDRIGDLVVVSERLTVIGTSASKHDLSGLDLPLRSHGGISEQRVPLLLNRKLKGAHGVARLRNFDVLHLALNCAQ, from the coding sequence ATGACTGCCACTACTATTAGCGTCAATGGCCGCACGTACCAATGGATGGAACGCCCCGTCGTGATCGTGTGCGTCGACGGCTGCGAGCAAGAATATATCAACCAGGCCATCCAGGCCGGCGCGACCCCTTACCTGGCAAAACTGGCGAAGAGCGGCACGGTGCTGGCCGGCGATTGCGTCGTGCCCAGCTTCACCAATCCGAACAACCTGTCGATCGTGACCGGCGTGCCGCCGGCGGTGCACGGCATCTGCGGCAACTTCTTCTACGACGCGCAAGCCGATGCGGAAGTGATGATGAACGATCCGAAGTACCTGCGCGCCGGCACGGTGCTGGCGGCGTTTGCGGATGCGGGCGCGAAGGTGGCGGTCGTCACCGCGAAGGACAAGCTGCGCAGCCTGCTCGGCCACAAGATGCACGGCATCTGCTTCTCGGCGGAAAAGGCGGACCAGGCCGATCTGAAGGAATACGGCATCGAGAACGTCGTGTCGCTGGTCGGCATGCCGGTGCCGTCGGTGTACAGCGCCGAACTGTCGGAGTTCGTGTTCGCCGCCGGCGTGAAGCTGCTGGAAAAGGTGCGGCCGGATCTGATGTACCTCTCCACCACCGACTATATCCAGCACAAGTTCGCACCCGGCACGCCGGGCGCGAATGCGTTCTACGCGATGATGGACCGCTATCTGGCGCAGCTCGATGCCCTGGGCGCGACCGTCGCGGTGACTGCCGACCACGGCATGAATGCCAAGACCGATTCCGCCGGCACGCCGAACGTGATCTACCTGCAGGACACGCTGAACGAGATGCTGGGCGCCGGCAAGACGCGCGTCATCCTGCCGATCACCGATCCCTATGTCGTGCATCACGGCGCGCTCGGTTCCTACGCCACCGTGTATACCGGCGAGGACGTTGATCCCGTTGCACTGGCCGCGCGTATCAGGGCCATTTCCGGTGTCGAGGTCGTGTTGAGCCGCAAGGAGGCTGCGGAACGCTTCGAACTGCCGCCCGACCGCATCGGCGATCTGGTGGTGGTGAGCGAACGCCTGACCGTCATCGGCACCTCGGCCTCGAAACACGACCTGTCCGGACTCGACCTGCCCTTGCGCTCGCACGGCGGCATCTCCGAACAGCGCGTGCCGCTGCTGCTCAACCGCAAGCTGAAAGGCGCGCATGGCGTGGCCCGGCTGCGCAACTTCGATGTGCTGCATCTTGCGCTGAACTGCGCGCAGTAA